GCGACATAGAGCGCTCGCGTTGGACCATCACCCATGCGAACCGCTAATGTCCGCTTCCCCGACGTTCGATCACCAGGAATATCGCGGAGATTGTTGGCCACCAAGATGGCCGTGATCAGGGCACCATAGGCGATGGCGACCTCTAACGCCGGGGCGGAGAGCGTTCGAGCTTGGATATAGAACGTACCAAGGGTCGCTACCAGCCCGAAGAACACGAAGACGAAAATCTCACCAAAGCCGTAGTACCCATACGGGTGTCGACCACCGGTGTAGAACCAAGCAGCGACGACACTGGCACCCCCTACCAGCAACAGCCACCAGCTCACCAGCGCACAGATCACCACGCCAGCGATGGCTGCAACCCCGAAGGCGGCGAAAGCAGCGAGTCGAACCGCCTTCGGACTCGCCAATCGGCTGCCAACCAGACGTATGGGACCAACTCGGTCCTCATCGGTGCCGCGGATTCCATCCGAGTAGTCATTGGCGTAGTTAACACCGACCTGCAAGGCAAGCGAGACGAGGGCGGCAAGCACGGCCAACACCGGTCGGAACTCATGACGAGCGATGACGAGCCCGGTCGCCCCAAGCACTGGTGCCACCGAGGCCGGCAACGTCCGTGGACGGGCTCCGGCTATCCAGTCAGACGCCGATGCCATCAGCTACGGCCGCCGTGGAAACTGATCAAAGGCAGGCTTGCGCTTTGCAAGATAGGCATCTCGCCCTTCTTGGGCCTCATCTGACATGTAAAAGAGCATGGTGGCGTCCCCAGCAAGCTGTTGGATACCAGCAAGTCCCTCGTCAGCGGCGTTGAACGAGGCCTTGAGCAGCCGAAGCGCCAGTGGGGAGAGCGCAAGTATCTCACGACACCAGGCGACCGTCTCGGCCTCAAGGCGCTCCAAGGGCACCACGGTGTTCACCAAACCCATGCGCAGTGCCTCGTCGGCGTCGTATTGACGACAGAGGAACCAGATCTCCTTTGCCTTCTTGATTCCGACCGTCTTGGCCAAGAGACCGGCTCCATAGCCCCCATCAAAACTCCCAACCTTTGGGCCAGTCTGGCCGAACCGGGCATTGTCAGCGGCGATCGTCAGATCACACACGAGGTGTAGGACATGCCCGCCACCGATGGCGTACCCCGCCACCATCGCGATGACTGGCTTGGGGAGGCGCCGGATCTGGATCTGTAGATCCAATACGTTCAGTCGCCCAATACCAGCATGGGCGACGTCATCATCACCGATGTACCCGTCGTTACCACGAATACGCTGATCGCCACCGGAGCAGAAGGCCAGTGGTCCCTCGCCAGTGAGGATGGCGACCCCGATTGCCGGATCATCACGCACGATTTCAAAGGCCCGTTGGAGCTCAAACAACGTCTGTGGGCGAAAGGCGTTACGGACCTCGGGTCGGTTGATGGTGATCTTCGCAATCCCCTCGAGTACCTCAAATCGGATATCGGTATAGTCACCCCGTGACTCCCATGCCAGCTGCTCCATCGCCTGTCCCATCTCACTCATCGTTGACAACCTCTTCCCACTAGCTACCTGTCGCGAAGGCTCTCGGCCCAATTTGTAGGGTCACCCTCATCAGCCCTTGCCGGCCCCCACACATCGCCCACCCGCCAACGCCGGTGACCTCTCATTGTGTCAACAGCTCGAAACTCTCACTATTTCAACGCCCAGCCGCCGCTAGGGTGCCCGTTCCCTTCTCATGGCCTGGATCGGAACAGAACGGCCACACAATGACCCCGTCTCTCGAAAGAGCACGCATCCTGGCACCAATATCTCACCTTTACTGCCGCATCACACCAGAGCCACCCTGTCTCAAGGGACTCAATGTATACATCCAGCGCCACGGTCAGTAGGTCTCGCTTGGGCTACGGGCACGCCTGACGCTAGTTTAGAGGCGTGAATCAAATCGTCGCAATTAACCTACCTCCTTCTAACAAACTTGTGGATCTCATCGCCGAAGTGTGGGCGAACGACGATGCGGTCGCGATCCTCGACCCGCGCTCACCAGCTATTCGCAACCGCGAACGACTCGATGCCCTCGGTGCTCATCGACTCATCGACGAGGATGGCTCCCACGTGCTTACCAGCGCTCCCCCACCCGTGGCCCCCGGAGTTCGGATTGCGATCACGACCTCAGGAACCACCGGGCCACCCAAGACAATCCTGCACACTCAAGCCAACCTGATGGCCTCCGCCAAGGCCATTGCCGCACGACTTGCGATGACCGACACTGATATCTGGTTTTGTCCGCTCTCGCCTGCGTATATCGGTGGCCTAGGGGTCATCGCTCGCGCTTTGCTGCTAGGCCATGACGTGTATCTGAGCGACCATCTGGATCGGTCGTCGGTTGACGATGCGCTCGCCAAGGGTGCAACCCGCACCGTCGCGGTCACCGCAGCGCTTGCATCGGTCGACCTGAGTGGCTTTCAAACCGTGCTCCTTGGAGCCCAGCCACCACCGAACGAGGTACCGCCCAATGCCATCGTCACCTATGGCATGACCGAGACGGGATCGGGCGTGGTCTACGACGGCATACCCCTTGATGGAGTTGAGGCTCGGGTTATCAATGAGATCATCCAGCTGAGAGGGCCGATGATCGCCAGCCGCTATCGCGACTTATCCCCCATCCTCGACCCAGAGGGCTGGCTCACCACGGGGGACCTTGGAGCTTTCGGACCAAACGGTACCCTCAAGGTGCTCGGCCGTGCAAGCGAGCTCATCAACTCCGGCGGGCACAAGGTCAACCCATTGCGGGTTGAGGCGGCCCTGCGCGCGAACTATGGCGATGCTCTCGGTGACTTCTGTGTCGTGGCAACCCGCGACACCCGCTTTGGCGAGGCGGTCACCCTGGCGACCACCGCAACGAACGCGCCTGACCTCGCTGCGCTACGCGCCGACATCGACACACTCGAGCGATGGGAACTCCCCCGACGTCGCGTGATCGTCACAGCCATCCCACGTACCGAGACCGGTAAGCCAATGCGTCGTAGGCTTGGTGAGCAGCTTTCGACCCAACCGTAGGGCCACGAACCGAGATCGCCACGATCAAACGCCTACCCTTGCAAGCCCATCGTGTCGTAGATTCACAAGGGCCAAGCGCCGATCAGCCCACGACCTGGAGCTTGTCATGGGCTCACGAGAGCGCCCCAGGTCGTAGGGATGCAATCGGTACTGGCGCGATTTGTAGGGCGCTATGGCCCACATTTCCTCGTAACACCGGAACCGAGTTCAGCAGTACGAAATCCGAGTCAGGCGTCAGCTCCGCACTGCGACAACACAAGGCTCCACAAAGACGCTGGTCCCCACATGGCTCTCGTCGTGATTGGCGGCATAATCGATCTCGATCATCTTGCAATCACCGATGCCGCTCTCGACGCATTGAGCTCCGGCAAAGCCGATCGCATCAGGGCTGATCTCGACAGGGCTGATCACAGCAGAATTGATCCACGCACCTCGGCGCTCGACGCTGGCACGCCAACAATAGGGCCGCCGCTTACCATCGTGCGTCCCAAACGCTCGGAGGCGATCAGGCATGGCTCACCACCTTGCTCTTGGGCTCACTTGCTCGCACGCCCAAGTCGGATCGCTCTCATCGGCGATTGGACCTGGGCGTGAGTGTGAACACTGCAACCGATCGTTCCTCACAGCGCGCGACGGCGGTTACGCCATGAGGTTGTAGCCGTCAGTGAGGTTACAAGCGGTCAGTCTGTGAGGGCTGGCTCGTAGTCGATGTCTCGCTCCTCAGGGCTCGGCATCTTGAAATACGGCCGTCCCTTGACCCAATAGATGATCATCGGGATCAGGCCAAGGGCCATGGAGCCAAGCCCGACGATGAGCGTCGTGGCATTAAGCGTCGGAATAGTCTGCTCGAACATCACCGCCATGAAGACAGCTCCCACCAACGGCCACAAGCCGGCGAAGAAAAAGTAGTTCGCACCAGTGAAGAGCTTCTTGCGATACAAGATGACCACCGAGAAGCCGGCGAGCGCGTAATAGATCGCGATCTGGAGACCGATGGCGTTGATGGCATCCGAGAGGATGGTACCGATTGAACCCACGTAGTTCGAGGCGACAAAGAGCCCAAGCGAGATGACGGCGACGACGACGGTAGCTACCACCGGCGTCTGGCGCTTCGCATGCGTGACACCCAACGCCTTCGGCAAGGTGCCATCGCGGCCCATCGAGAACATCGTCCTCGTCACCTGGATAATCGTGGTCTCGAGCGTCGCGACGGTCGAGAGCACGACGGCTACCACCAGGAGCTTGCCACCAACACCGTGCCATACCGTTTGACCTAGGACGAGGAGAACGTCGCCAGCGTTGTTGGCGACGATCTTGTTGGTCAGCACCATATTCGTACCGATGGTGAAGACTTCAAAGAGTACGAATACCACGATGACACCGATGATCCCACCAAGCCCAGGGGTGACTTTGGCCTCCTTGGTCTCCTCGTTCAGGTTGGCGGTCACATCCCAGCCCCAGTAGTAGAAGGCTGCGACCAGCGCACCACCAAAGAACACGCTCGAAGAGTGAAACACCGATGGCGAGAACCACGACCATGAGAAGTTTCGCGCATCATGTCCGTGCACGAGCATCAAAATGGCAAAGACAACCAGGATGGCGAGTTCGATTGAGGACATCGCCACCTGGATCTTGGCCGTGATGGTGACGCCAGCAATGACCGCTGCGATCATCAACAGGAAGACGATCGACCCAACGATCGTCACCAGCGTTACGTTGTTGGCCGCCGAATTCGAGAACAAACCCAGAAAAGTCGAGCCGGCAGGGTAGGCGCCGGCAACCATGAAGATCAGCGCGGAGGCCACCAGCGCCCATCCTGCGATGTACCCAAGGACCGGGTGTAACGCCCGACGCACCCAGGCGTAGCTCGCGCCGGCGTTGGACTCTGAGCGACCGAGGTAGTTGAAGGCCCAGACAATACCAAACATCGCGATGCCGCAATAGAGCAGCGCCGCCGGCCCGCCAACCGAGACGGCACCAACCAGCACTGCGGTGGAAGCGGCGATCGAATAGGCAGGAGCGACTCCAGCAACACCCATCACACTCGAATCGAGCAGCGATAGCGCGCCATGTCGTAGACCGTGCCCACCCCCTTCATCTGCACCGGATGTACCAGGTGCACGTTCCACTGTGTCCATCTATCTTTTCCCCCTTTACTAAGCAAAGATAACGGCAGAGTTCAATGTATCAGATACAACGGATTCATGCAACAAATTCTCACAATTTTATTGAATCCGTAACAATGACCGCTTACAAGCAAGGGATACTTAGAACATCCCCATTACTCCGTTGCCACCGTCGACAACGATCGTCGACCCGGTCATCCATGCCGAATCCGAGGAGAGCAAGAAGGCGATCACGCCTGCCACATCGCTTGGCTCACCGATCCGCTTCAATGGGAGACGCGTCGCGAGCTGGTCCTCCAGCGAGTCCACCAACATGGCCGCGAACTGGGTTCGAACCAAGCCAGGTGCGACCGTGTTCACCCGAATACGTGGCCCCAACTCGGCTGCAAACTGATGGGTGAGGTGAATGAGCGCCGCCTTGTGGACGTTATACCATCCGATCATCGGCTCAACGTGAAGACCCCCAATCGAGGCAACGTTGACCACCGCACCCAGATGATCGCCGTCACCAAAACGCTTGGCGAACTCTTGGGTCATCATGGTCGGCGCCCGTAGGTTCACCTCATAGACGACGTCCATCACCTTTGGCGTGATCTCGGTGATGGGACCAGCCCACGGGTTAGTGGCAGCATTATTAACGAGCATCGACACCTGGCCGAACATCTCGTTCGCCACATCGAAGATCGCTGTCGGCGCATCGACCTCGCGTAGATTCGCCGGACAGACGCCGACGACCGCGTTAGGAACCTGCTCGCGGATCTGTTGGGCCGCGGCCTCGAGCTCGTCAGGTTTACGGGCAACGAGCATCACCTCATGGCCCTGCTTGGCAAGGCTCGTCGCCGTCGCCAATCCAATCCCTCGAGAACCTCCGGTAATAATCGCCACTCCCACGCCAAACCCTCCTCACAAAGACCAACGCACACCTATGTCGTAGACTACTTGTCTTACGCGTCGCACTTGCCTCAAGTCGGTTAGGTGGCCGGTTTCAAAGGTGGTCAGGTCGCGTCTGTCTTGTGTATCCGCCCGCTTCATCCGATCACCCACACGTTGCTCGCGGCAAGCTATAACGTCAACGCGACGACGTGGGCGCAGGTGGAGCTACATGAGCATGGCCCAGCTGTCTTGGTAGGGCCAACTGACATGCCGATTTGCACGTGGTATCGCACCTCGGCGGTCTGGGGCCAGGGATTGGCACATTCGGTCTGATCTCTCACCCTCAACGACGATTCCTTAACCCTCACTCTTGTACAAAACCCACCACCTGCGCGTCAACAACCGATGACAGCTATGGTGAGGCTGGTAGGCTTTGGGCAACGATGAGTGCGATCCCTCCCCAACCGACCAACCGGCTTCACGAATGTTCGAGCCGCTATCTACTCCAGCACGCCGACGATCCAGTGGCCTGGCAGTATTACGGCAGCGATTCCTTCCAACTTGCACAATCGCTGGCGCGCCCTCTCCTCATCTCGATCGGATACTCAGCCTGTCACTGGTGTCATGTGATGGCCCATGAGACGTTCAACCAGCCAGAGGTCGCTGACTACCTGAACCAGCACTTCGTGTGCATCAAGGTCGATCGCGAAGAGCACCCCGATGTCGATGCCTTGTACATGGAGGCGCTCGTCGCTCAACAGGGCAGCGGAGGTTGGCCGATCACGGTCTTTGCCACCCCGGAAGGCGTACCGATCTACTGTGCCACCTATCTCCCTCCGTATTCGAGTTCCCACCTGCCAGGTCTGCTTTCAATCGCCCAAAAGATCATCCAGTTGCGCGATGAACAACCAGAATCGCTGGCCGAGGCCAGTCGCGAGTATGCAACCGCCCTTGGCACCCATAACGCACTTCCCTCAGCACCTAAACCAGATCTTGATGCCACCGTGGTCCTTGAGCGCATGGTCGAGGAGCTAGCCGAACGATTCGATGCTGAGTTCGGTGGCTTTGGCAATCAACCCAAATTTCCACAGCCCTACCTACTCGATATCTTGTGGCGTGCCCGCTCGATTGTCGCCGATCCTGAAAGGATCGAGACGATGGTGGTCACCACATTGAAGGCGCTCGCCAACGGCGGCATCCACGATCATATTGACGGCGGCTTCTTTCGCTATTCGACCGATCGATTTTGGATCACCCCACACTTCGAGAAGATGCTCTATGACCAGGCTGGCCTTCTCTCGCTCTATGCGACCGTAGCCGCCGACACAAACGATGTCGATCTCCGCTGGATTGTTGGCCGAATCTTCACCTTCGCCACCAGCACGCTGCGCTTGCCTAGTGGACTCTACGCCTCCTCCACCGACGCCGATGCCGACGGTGAAGAGGGAGGCTACTACCTCCTGTCCGCCAACGAACTGAGCGGGCTCTTGGGCGAGGGCTACGGGACCTTCGCCGAGTTCTACGGCGTTACCGCTGGCGGCAACTTTGAAGGTCGCAACATCTTCCATCGTCCTTTGGGGGCAAGTCCGCGCATCAACACTGACCTTGCAGCGATCAACCAACGGGTATCGACCTATCGACGAGAGCGCTGTGCGCTCGATATCGACGACAAAGCCACCTGTGACGGCAACGCCGGCTGGGCTCTAG
This genomic interval from Ferrimicrobium sp. contains the following:
- a CDS encoding 1,4-dihydroxy-2-naphthoate polyprenyltransferase, which encodes MASASDWIAGARPRTLPASVAPVLGATGLVIARHEFRPVLAVLAALVSLALQVGVNYANDYSDGIRGTDEDRVGPIRLVGSRLASPKAVRLAAFAAFGVAAIAGVVICALVSWWLLLVGGASVVAAWFYTGGRHPYGYYGFGEIFVFVFFGLVATLGTFYIQARTLSAPALEVAIAYGALITAILVANNLRDIPGDRTSGKRTLAVRMGDGPTRALYVALLVIGLIAFEAALGVSWWLLVGLVLAALMVSPIRVIVARAVGPSLIAVLAGTSRVTLVAGLLGLVVFALH
- the menB gene encoding 1,4-dihydroxy-2-naphthoyl-CoA synthase, with amino-acid sequence MSEMGQAMEQLAWESRGDYTDIRFEVLEGIAKITINRPEVRNAFRPQTLFELQRAFEIVRDDPAIGVAILTGEGPLAFCSGGDQRIRGNDGYIGDDDVAHAGIGRLNVLDLQIQIRRLPKPVIAMVAGYAIGGGHVLHLVCDLTIAADNARFGQTGPKVGSFDGGYGAGLLAKTVGIKKAKEIWFLCRQYDADEALRMGLVNTVVPLERLEAETVAWCREILALSPLALRLLKASFNAADEGLAGIQQLAGDATMLFYMSDEAQEGRDAYLAKRKPAFDQFPRRP
- a CDS encoding AMP-binding protein, translated to MNQIVAINLPPSNKLVDLIAEVWANDDAVAILDPRSPAIRNRERLDALGAHRLIDEDGSHVLTSAPPPVAPGVRIAITTSGTTGPPKTILHTQANLMASAKAIAARLAMTDTDIWFCPLSPAYIGGLGVIARALLLGHDVYLSDHLDRSSVDDALAKGATRTVAVTAALASVDLSGFQTVLLGAQPPPNEVPPNAIVTYGMTETGSGVVYDGIPLDGVEARVINEIIQLRGPMIASRYRDLSPILDPEGWLTTGDLGAFGPNGTLKVLGRASELINSGGHKVNPLRVEAALRANYGDALGDFCVVATRDTRFGEAVTLATTATNAPDLAALRADIDTLERWELPRRRVIVTAIPRTETGKPMRRRLGEQLSTQP
- a CDS encoding APC family permease, which gives rise to MDTVERAPGTSGADEGGGHGLRHGALSLLDSSVMGVAGVAPAYSIAASTAVLVGAVSVGGPAALLYCGIAMFGIVWAFNYLGRSESNAGASYAWVRRALHPVLGYIAGWALVASALIFMVAGAYPAGSTFLGLFSNSAANNVTLVTIVGSIVFLLMIAAVIAGVTITAKIQVAMSSIELAILVVFAILMLVHGHDARNFSWSWFSPSVFHSSSVFFGGALVAAFYYWGWDVTANLNEETKEAKVTPGLGGIIGVIVVFVLFEVFTIGTNMVLTNKIVANNAGDVLLVLGQTVWHGVGGKLLVVAVVLSTVATLETTIIQVTRTMFSMGRDGTLPKALGVTHAKRQTPVVATVVVAVISLGLFVASNYVGSIGTILSDAINAIGLQIAIYYALAGFSVVILYRKKLFTGANYFFFAGLWPLVGAVFMAVMFEQTIPTLNATTLIVGLGSMALGLIPMIIYWVKGRPYFKMPSPEERDIDYEPALTD
- a CDS encoding SDR family oxidoreductase, with the translated sequence MGVAIITGGSRGIGLATATSLAKQGHEVMLVARKPDELEAAAQQIREQVPNAVVGVCPANLREVDAPTAIFDVANEMFGQVSMLVNNAATNPWAGPITEITPKVMDVVYEVNLRAPTMMTQEFAKRFGDGDHLGAVVNVASIGGLHVEPMIGWYNVHKAALIHLTHQFAAELGPRIRVNTVAPGLVRTQFAAMLVDSLEDQLATRLPLKRIGEPSDVAGVIAFLLSSDSAWMTGSTIVVDGGNGVMGMF
- a CDS encoding thioredoxin domain-containing protein, whose protein sequence is MSAIPPQPTNRLHECSSRYLLQHADDPVAWQYYGSDSFQLAQSLARPLLISIGYSACHWCHVMAHETFNQPEVADYLNQHFVCIKVDREEHPDVDALYMEALVAQQGSGGWPITVFATPEGVPIYCATYLPPYSSSHLPGLLSIAQKIIQLRDEQPESLAEASREYATALGTHNALPSAPKPDLDATVVLERMVEELAERFDAEFGGFGNQPKFPQPYLLDILWRARSIVADPERIETMVVTTLKALANGGIHDHIDGGFFRYSTDRFWITPHFEKMLYDQAGLLSLYATVAADTNDVDLRWIVGRIFTFATSTLRLPSGLYASSTDADADGEEGGYYLLSANELSGLLGEGYGTFAEFYGVTAGGNFEGRNIFHRPLGASPRINTDLAAINQRVSTYRRERCALDIDDKATCDGNAGWALALLRAGRFLTDATMTAEGLRLMHQVQGTFRHGDDLVHVAYEDGNAIEGYASDYVNYAGAALEAFTVTGEITWLNEATWALKTATTRFMSTDSPELSIGRHGGILPFASFDRYDGATPSTNSLFAWLAQRVGSIALDPALGNLGSTLLDAYLPLIERVPASFSILCWALIERDLGTTEVLIPGDGLDELVTTALTNTRGDLIVVHGTGAPILEDLEPGAAYLCHDRVCQLPTRDPAELRIGLAEIK